CGATTGCTCATGCAGGCATTCAGATGCAGGCACAAGGTGCGGCGCAGTAACCTTTGATATTTTGTGATGTCTCTTAAAACCTGAGCGATGATTTACAGAAAAACACGCTGTTAAGCTCAACATTTGCGTACGCTTGCTATAGAATTGCCCGCTGAATTTAAGGGGAGGCATCATGCGCAATAAATCAATAATATTATTAGCAGTTTTAACTTCTTTTGGCGTATTGGCAGAAGAGCAAGCAGAACAAAAACCATTTACGCTTGATGGTGAGGTGGGGCTTATATTTACCACGGGTAATACAGAAACCTCCTCATTTAAAGGTCGATTGAGCTCCCAACATGAATTGGAAATGTGGAGCAATGAGTACACGCTGGAAGCTTTGTATAAGCAAGACGAAGTGACTGATGACAGCGACAACACTGAAACCCAAACAACGGCTCAGAAGTTTTTCGTTTCTGGTCAGGGCAACTACAAGTTGAATGATCCTAACAATCGTTTGTTTGCGTTTGCTTCATACGAAGATGACAGGTTTAGCAGCTTTGACTATCAGGCTACTGTCGCAGGCGGTTGGAACAGCAAGGTGTGGGATGATAACGAATCCACTTTCTCTTACAGCTTGGGTCCGGGTTATTCGTTTGCTGAAACCATGGAAGGTGAAGATGCCAGCGGGTTCATCGTCCGTGGAGCGGTTAACTACAAGTGGAAGGTGTCTGACAATGCGACCTTCAAGCAGTTTCTGAGCACGGAAATTGGTAGCGATAACACCAAATCCAAGTCAGAAACCTCCGTTTCTGCCAAAGTAAACGGTTCAATGTCATTGAAGTTCTCTGTCATCCTTAATCACAACACTCAAGTGGATGATGGTATTGAGAATTTGGACACAGAGACCGCTGCGACCTTAGTTTATACTTTCTTCTAAGCCAAAATAATCATCTTGTTAGCTGAGCATCAGATTGCTTCTGATGCTCAGGATTCTTTCTTTCCTTCCTTTTCTTTTCCTTTCATCTCATTCCTTTACGTTTAATCTCAATATGCATTTACCATTTTGGCGTTAATGTTATTACTGGAATTGGTAATTTTTACCAAAATTAATAATTTTTGGTGTACAAAATAACCATAAATCGTTAGTCTTTATCGCCATAATAATTAACCTTGTTGTTGTTCAATGACCAAAGAAGACTTTGATATTCACGCCACATTTGAGCGTATGTATAAAGCTTGTAATGTAAGCAATGATTTTCAATTAGCTCGATATCTGGATGTGACGGCGAGTACCGTGCAAAGCTGGCGCAATGCCAAACAGCCGCCGTTAAAAGCCTGCTATAAAATTTATATGCGTACTGGCAACCCTATCGAGTGGTTAATTCATGGGGAAAAGTCTGGTTTTGGACCTGTGTCAGAAGGCTCGCAACAGGCACAAAAAAACAAGGCGATTTGCGTACCTGAAGTCATGTTTGCAGAAGCATTCTACAACGAACTTATTCTTGGAATGCGCATGGATCTGCTTCGCCCTACCGACCATTCCACCCCCGAAAACCTGCAAATGCTGGCGAAATCCTTATATCGCGAACTTAACGACACACTTGTATTGCCCACTTCCAAAAAGGAAAAAAGTGAATGAAGCAAAGTTTGTTGGGAATATTAAAAAGCACGTTGCAAAAAGTGACACCCGAGCAAATACACAAAGTGCAAGGATATGACATTGACGACATTATTCTTCGCTTGCTGTTTGCTCTCGGCTCCGATTCCGAGCAAGCACTAGCTAAATGGTTGGATATGAGCGTTGACGAAATGCAACAGTGGAAAACCCAGGAAGAATTGCCCTTCGACGCCATTTTCAAGGTGGCAAAACACACCGGGGTGAGTATGGGATGGATGATCACCGGTGAGTGTGCTCGCTTTGAAGCGTCATTAGTCGACGAGAAGAACTACCACGGCGTGTTGCTTCAGTGTAATGGCCATATTCTGGTAAGCCAGTTGGGTGCCATTAGTTATATGCGCAAAGAAATCAGCAACATGGTAAGTGAAGGTAAGTTAGAACTGTTAGAAGTGTTCACGGCTGCGCATTTTGCGTGGCTAGGTAAGAGTTTTTATGAAAGCCTGTTGCATGAACTGAAAAAACACCGGCCTGATATTACAGCGGACAATTCAACAAATAACGCGACAAATAATGAAACCAATAATGCAACGGAATCAGAGTCAGAGCAGCAATCGAAAGTTGTCTCTTTTCCCACAAAGAAATAGCAGCGTTTAACCCTTACTGAGAATGCGCAAGCGTTGTTTTTTGCGGGGCAGGTCGGCGATAAACTTGCTCCAGCGATTCATTTCAATAATGCGTTGTTCCTCCGGCATTTCCTGAATTTCCAGATACCACACCACAGCACGCTCATACACCGACTGCGGCACAAAACCCGGCGAGAACTTTTTACTCACCATTTGGATCATTAAAATAATCACGCTAAAGAGGTAGGCGACGAACACGAGCTTGAATACGAATATCATAAAGATTCCTGATAAGAGCGAAAATAAGATAAATACCCAGGCCAACATTGGATATAGGGATAATGTACTGATAAAAAATAGCGTAATACTCTGATTTAACGGTAATTGCGCTAAGGTATCTAAGAGTAATTAGAATATTTTGAGTGATAAGAAGCCAATTAAATGCATACGCCTCTGTGGATATAGCAATGTTTCTCCACACATGAATTCTATAGACTACCCATACGGTTATAAAATTTATGGACACCCATAATCCTGTCCAAACAATTCTGGCAATATCGGGGTCGAGATAAGGAAGGCTGTCCCATACGGGTGAACGAACCGCATTGTTTGCAAATTCTGCTATACAAATAACCGTGGTTAGCAATGAAAGTGAGGTGGTCATTTGAAAATGCGCCACACTCACCAGGCAAATAATGATATATAAAAAAGGTAAAAAATCATCAATGGCAAAAACCGTTTCTAGAGACACTTCCAAGTTTCCATTTTAAAGATTTTACCTCTCTAATTACTTAATTGTTGCTGGAAAAGCAGTATCCAAGCAAGCAAAGCTTATCTTCGGTTTGGTTAATGGTCGTTTGAGGATCTGGTGGGAAAGCACCGCCACCGCCTCTACTAACCGTATATGCCGTTTTATCAGGCGGGAAAGCACCGTCACCGCTTTTATTAACCGTATATGTCGCTTTTTCAGGTGGGAAAACACCGCCACCGCTTTTAGCGATGGTAAAGCCTTGACTGCCAGAATTAGCCCATACACTCGACGAGGTAAAACCAAAGGTCAAAATAATGGTAAGTATAATAACCGTTCTATTCATATCTTCAACTCCTAAATGGTAATTCTAATTACGTTTTCCTTTGTGTGACGCATTTATCAATAAAGGATAAAAAGATATTACTGGTATTCAGAAGGGGAGGCTATACAAGCGAAAGATATGTCAAAAGCGCGTGGGCGCTGCTTTTGCTGTCATGGCGTACTTGATACGCCATCCAGTCTTTTCTCTTTGATTTGAACCAACTGTTGCTAACAGAACCCGAAGCGCGTTTATGCTGGCATTCCGGGTTTGTATTAAACACTTATATAAACCATATCCGGCTTTTACTTGGGGTTTAATGCGTTGCTTGGGATATCATCGGTTTAAGGAGTGTCCGATAAATTGCTACAACAGCTTCTGGCTTGATACCACAACACCGTTGTTGTCTGCATATACGTATTCGCCCGGGATCAAGTCAATTCCACCGAAATGCAAAGGTACGTTTAGGTCGCCGATGCCGCGTTTTTCGGTTTTTACTGGCACTGTGCCGAGGGCTTGAACGCCTAAATCCAGCGTATTGATGATATCTACATCACGAATACGTCCGTAAATGATGATCCCTTCCCAGCCATTTTCTACAGCCTTTTCGGCAATCATATCGCCCAACAGAGCACGACGAGCAGAGCCTCCGCCATCGACAACCATCACTTTGCCTTTGCCGGGTTGATTGGCTTGATCTTTAACTAATGAATTGTCTTCAAAACACTTGATGGTGACAATTTCACCGCAGAAGGTTTTGCGGCTGCCGTAGTTGTTTAGGTCTATCTCTAGAACTCGAACGGCATCTGGGTGGTCGTCACATAGATCCGGGGTTGAAAATGACATTAGCATTGCTCCTTGGCTGAGTTTATCCAAAGCATAACGGATCTCTGGCATTCCTTCCTATGGCTTCTGGTGAATGTTGAACATTTCAGATGCTTGTGTATTGCTGTTGCTTCGGAGGGATAGGATATACTGACCTTCGTCAGCATGACGGCGTAGGCGGAATTGGCGTTTGAGATGCTGATATTCGTCAGCATGACGACGTAGGCGGAATCGGCGTTTGAGATGCTGATATTCATCAGCATGACGACGTAGGAAAGAATACATTATTGCTTCCTGAAACCTCGTCATTCTGGCGAAGGCCGGAATCTCTTAATGTTTGTTGTGGAATTTATCTTTTACTGTCCATTGGCGATGGTATTTGATATTGAATCAACAACAAGTTGATTAATACTCTTTCCCGAGGCTGCTGCTTTCAAAACCAAACTTTCGTGTAGTTCCGGGCTTATGCGGACGTTAAATTTTCCTGAATATTGTTTTTGAGGAGAAACTCCGTCTTCTAGGCACATCTTGAGAAACATATCCAGAGACAACTTACCTTCTTTATGAAGGCCACTAATATCTGATGCGTAAAAGTCTGCGCCACCATTTAAATTAATGAATTCTCCTCTGAACATATCAATTTCAGGATCATATTGAATGACGGCATCATAACCATCAATTTTCATAACATTTATCATGGCGTTACTCCGTTTGATTCCAACCAGCGCTTAATGCTACTTACCGCACCTTTATCTGTATCCGGCGAGGGATGCGGACGATGAAACACTCGGCGTTCTCCGAATAATCTGACACCAATACGAGATCCTTCCCCTTCCGTTAATTCTGCGCCCAACTCAACGAACAGTTGTTCAATGTCTTTCCATTTCACATTTCCACTCACAGGTCGATTAAAAATGAGCTCGAGGGTTTTTTGATATTTCCTTTTCATTCATGCCATCCATATTAGTACTATAAAATAGTACCGTCAATTTAAGAGTCAATGGGGGGATTCAGATGCATTAGGCAATGGACGTACACGTCATTAGCCTTTTGTTTTGGGGATGTGATGGCGGCACAAATAAAAGTCGCGGTCGATGGGGATTGTGATTTTTGCGTCATATTCATTCCTTGAAAAAGAGAGTCCTAAAAATATAAAAGCCTTTGGCTACGGCTCAGTCGCAATGTATTGACTGGCAGATTGCCAAAAGTGCTATGAGTAAAAGTACAGAAAAAAGAGAACTTATCAAGCTGCCATTTTTAAATGGTTAACTTCAATCCTAACTGAAAACGCGATTGTCCCTGATGAAATTTCAGTTTGGAAAACCAGCTTAGTGACCATTCAGCGATGAGTTCGCTTTCCAGTTCCACGGTGAACGCGTGTCCGAAATCCACGAAGTCTTCGGTGAGTTCTGCTCGTGCGCCAAAGGCTTCATTTACATAGCTGTAGTAGGCAAATAGCTCTATTTCATGGTTATTAATTAATAGATTTCGAGAGTTGCTGAGCACCAGCTTTGAATGCTGCGTATCAAGGTTGTTGAGCAATTCTATCGCGTATTCTGTTTCGCTGTTTTCAGGGTGATAACGTATTTCACCTCGAACGAAATTGTCATCCAGCATGTGGTCTATGCCAAGCTCGTAGCTCCATTGTTCTGAGAAATCTACCGATACTTCCAGTTCAACATAATCCAGATTCTGTGGGCTTCTGATGGTGGGGGAGTCGAGATGAGCAAGTTCCCCTACAACAAATTCGAGTTTGATGTCTTTGGTGGGTGAGTAAACTTGTCTGGCTCCGGTTATCCAGCCATCTTTGGATAATCCCGTCGAGGCGACTTTGCCCTTGTAGGTAGGAATAACGCCAAACTCACTTTTGCCATATTGGCTTTCGTACCGGGCGAAAAAGCGCCTTAAGTAAATATGCTGGGTGTGCTGAGCATTAATGGTGTTGTAGCTGGACGCGAATTCCTCCCCTGTACTGACAAAACCATGCAGGCTCCATGCTGAAGTATCAAATTGATATTGCGGCTGCCAGCGTACTTTATATTGATAACGAGGATCTTTTTCGTGCCTTGCGTCAAAGCGGCTTTCCAACTCTAGTTTGGAATGAAAGCCACTCGCCCAGCCGAGCTGAGCGAATAGGAGTGGGGCTATTAAAAGCAAACGAGTTATTTTCATTTGCTCAGCATAGCCGAGGGTTAAATTAGCTGTCGATGTTTATTTTTATTCTAAATATGACAAACCGATTTAAACGTATCTTTAGGCTTCTGCGTGTGCCTTATGTTTTGTCTGATACTCTTCCAGCCAGGCTCTGAAATCTGGCGCGGGCAGTGGGCGGCTTAAATAAAAACCTTGTGCCTTGGTACAACCCATTTCAGCTAACAAGTTTAAGGATTCTTCATCTTCCACACCTTCGGCAACGGTGTTTAGGCCAAGGTTTTGAGCCAGTGAAATGAGCGTGCGAACCATGATGCGATCATCTTCATTGGAAGCCAGTTCCAATACAAAGGCTTTATCTATCTTTAACTCTTTGACCGGCATCTTCTTCAATTGAGCCATTGATGAATAACCCGTACCGAAGTCATCGATGGATAGAGCAATACCCATGCGTTGTAGCGTGTTTAAGGCTTTTAAGGCGCTTTCGGGCTCAGACATAACGGCGCTTTCAGTGACTTCCAGCGTGAGCGCATCGCTATCTGTATTGTGCTCCGACATCAATTCAGCGACATACGCTGGAAGCGTCATATCGACCAAATCTACCGCCGATATGTTGATGGCGATGCCAATTTGATGCCCGGCTTCTGCCCATTCTTGCTGCTGTTTAAAAGCTTCCTTCAATACCCAATGAGTGACGTCTCGAATCGCGCCAGTTTGTTCTGCTAACGGAATAAATTCGTCAGGTGGTATGAAGCCGTGTGTGGGATGGATCCATCTAACCAGACATTCCACGGTTGATATTCTGCCTTCTGCAATGGCTAGTTTGGGCTGGTAATAAAGCTTTAATTGTCCCTCAGCAACCGCTCCGCGCAGTTCCGACATTAAACTCAGGCGTTGCACGGAGTGTTTGTTCAAGCTGGGTTGATAGATAGCATAAGGGAAATGCTGACCTTTGCATGTGTAGAGCGCAATATCGACACATTGCATTAACTCATGGGCGGTTTTGCCATCTTTCGGGTAGCAGGCAATACCCATACTCACGTCGACATCCAGTGTAAGCTGGCTAACTAAGAAAGGACGTTGAAATAAGGCGGAAAAGTTTTCTGCAATGGTTTTGGGGTTTTGTCCATTGGTGTGATCAATAACGATACCGAATTCATCGCCACCCATGTGGGCGATAAAAACGCCTTGATAAGCTGCGTCACGTAAGCGTTTGGCAATATCTTGCAGGAGTTTGTCACCAATATCATGACCCACCGTGTCGTTGATATCTTTGAAGCGATCCAGATCCATCATCAAGACGGCGAGTTCTGAGTCAGGATTGGCCTCTATCTGCTTGCCTAAATGCTGCAAAAACTGGTTTCGGTTGGGCAACTCTGTGAGTGAGTCAAAATAAGCCAGTTTCTGAATTTCTTCTTCGCGCGATTTAATACCTTCCTGCATCTCGCTGATTGCAGCCGACAGCGTTGAGACTTCATTGGTGCTACATGAAGGAAACTGCGACACGTATTCACCTTGGCGAATTTTGTTGGCAACCGCGACCAGCTTGGTGATAGGGGAAGTGATGCCATTAGATAAAATCATCGCTGCCAGTAATGCCATAACGGCTGCGATTGCCAGAATACCAATGAGCTGCACCAGCAGACTGTTATAGGATAAATAGGCTTTTTCTTCTTTGGTTGCCAGTAAAAGGTAGGTGGGGGTCTCGTTCCATGAACCAAACTCGGAAACCGAATAGATATATTGTGTCATATCGCCTTGAAACTGGTTTAAGCCTGATTCAAGAGCAATCTGTTGTGCGGTGAGTTGTTCTCTTAATTCAGAAGAAAAGGTGCTGCCAATGATCTGGTGATTCGCACCCAGTACCAGTAGCGTGATTTCCATATCTGTTAGCTCGACTAATTCGGGTGTAATGAGTTTACGTGCGTCAATACCCATGATTAACCAGGCGTTGATATTACGTGACGATTCGACAAATTTAACCGGAGCTGCTTTCAATAAGTAAAATTCCCCGGCAATTTTTATAATTTGGGTGGTATTGGGGGAAAGATTGCGAGGCTCAAGCTTCTGAGCAGCAATATCTTTTGTGTTTGATGTGGTCAATACAGAGCCTTGTGCATCAAGTACCCAAGCGATATCGGCATCATTGCGGCGTTGGTAATTCTGCAAGGCCACCAGCAAGCTCATGGGGTCGCTCTCGCCAGTGACAATGAGTTGCTTAAAGCTGAAGTCCTTACTGACGGTATTCAACGCTTCTTGCAGTGCGTTGCCCCGGTTGGTGATCTTGTCTTTGACAACGTTCGTTGAAGTTCGGGCATGATCTTGCAACTGCCCGGTGGAGTGTTTGTAGGTGGCAGATTGAACCGTATA
Above is a window of Paraneptunicella aestuarii DNA encoding:
- a CDS encoding DUF481 domain-containing protein → MRNKSIILLAVLTSFGVLAEEQAEQKPFTLDGEVGLIFTTGNTETSSFKGRLSSQHELEMWSNEYTLEALYKQDEVTDDSDNTETQTTAQKFFVSGQGNYKLNDPNNRLFAFASYEDDRFSSFDYQATVAGGWNSKVWDDNESTFSYSLGPGYSFAETMEGEDASGFIVRGAVNYKWKVSDNATFKQFLSTEIGSDNTKSKSETSVSAKVNGSMSLKFSVILNHNTQVDDGIENLDTETAATLVYTFF
- a CDS encoding helix-turn-helix domain-containing protein gives rise to the protein MTKEDFDIHATFERMYKACNVSNDFQLARYLDVTASTVQSWRNAKQPPLKACYKIYMRTGNPIEWLIHGEKSGFGPVSEGSQQAQKNKAICVPEVMFAEAFYNELILGMRMDLLRPTDHSTPENLQMLAKSLYRELNDTLVLPTSKKEKSE
- a CDS encoding helix-turn-helix domain-containing protein: MKQSLLGILKSTLQKVTPEQIHKVQGYDIDDIILRLLFALGSDSEQALAKWLDMSVDEMQQWKTQEELPFDAIFKVAKHTGVSMGWMITGECARFEASLVDEKNYHGVLLQCNGHILVSQLGAISYMRKEISNMVSEGKLELLEVFTAAHFAWLGKSFYESLLHELKKHRPDITADNSTNNATNNETNNATESESEQQSKVVSFPTKK
- a CDS encoding putative 4-hydroxy-4-methyl-2-oxoglutarate aldolase, coding for MSFSTPDLCDDHPDAVRVLEIDLNNYGSRKTFCGEIVTIKCFEDNSLVKDQANQPGKGKVMVVDGGGSARRALLGDMIAEKAVENGWEGIIIYGRIRDVDIINTLDLGVQALGTVPVKTEKRGIGDLNVPLHFGGIDLIPGEYVYADNNGVVVSSQKLL
- a CDS encoding type II toxin-antitoxin system HicB family antitoxin → MKIDGYDAVIQYDPEIDMFRGEFINLNGGADFYASDISGLHKEGKLSLDMFLKMCLEDGVSPQKQYSGKFNVRISPELHESLVLKAAASGKSINQLVVDSISNTIANGQ
- a CDS encoding type II toxin-antitoxin system HicA family toxin, which codes for MKRKYQKTLELIFNRPVSGNVKWKDIEQLFVELGAELTEGEGSRIGVRLFGERRVFHRPHPSPDTDKGAVSSIKRWLESNGVTP
- a CDS encoding EAL domain-containing protein, whose translation is MNKKGLLNSLKVRMLLNFLLMLGVIVIVTLYTVQSATYKHSTGQLQDHARTSTNVVKDKITNRGNALQEALNTVSKDFSFKQLIVTGESDPMSLLVALQNYQRRNDADIAWVLDAQGSVLTTSNTKDIAAQKLEPRNLSPNTTQIIKIAGEFYLLKAAPVKFVESSRNINAWLIMGIDARKLITPELVELTDMEITLLVLGANHQIIGSTFSSELREQLTAQQIALESGLNQFQGDMTQYIYSVSEFGSWNETPTYLLLATKEEKAYLSYNSLLVQLIGILAIAAVMALLAAMILSNGITSPITKLVAVANKIRQGEYVSQFPSCSTNEVSTLSAAISEMQEGIKSREEEIQKLAYFDSLTELPNRNQFLQHLGKQIEANPDSELAVLMMDLDRFKDINDTVGHDIGDKLLQDIAKRLRDAAYQGVFIAHMGGDEFGIVIDHTNGQNPKTIAENFSALFQRPFLVSQLTLDVDVSMGIACYPKDGKTAHELMQCVDIALYTCKGQHFPYAIYQPSLNKHSVQRLSLMSELRGAVAEGQLKLYYQPKLAIAEGRISTVECLVRWIHPTHGFIPPDEFIPLAEQTGAIRDVTHWVLKEAFKQQQEWAEAGHQIGIAINISAVDLVDMTLPAYVAELMSEHNTDSDALTLEVTESAVMSEPESALKALNTLQRMGIALSIDDFGTGYSSMAQLKKMPVKELKIDKAFVLELASNEDDRIMVRTLISLAQNLGLNTVAEGVEDEESLNLLAEMGCTKAQGFYLSRPLPAPDFRAWLEEYQTKHKAHAEA